One Micromonospora craniellae genomic region harbors:
- a CDS encoding acyl-CoA dehydrogenase family protein, with the protein MNPTLSRVRELASRVAKHAEEVEQRRGLPDDLVDDLREAGCFRMFAPTSHGGDQLDLPDVLAVLEELARADAATSWTVGQVALSHLIVRCGPVVALDEVFADGADTLVAGAVAPKGRARTGEDGWRVTGRWPFVTGCPRAAWFYLNCVLVSGRSVPVGPDGTPATRILFVPARDVRVLDTWQVLGLRGTASHDVTVEDARVPEHLAVSPQDGDAAHRIAQSSLIIGAVAVGLADGALTDLVRLAADGKRPALSARRLADSPVFQDRLGEAQTMHRAARALLYAEAAESATAPDAASPGGRARLRAAAAQVTSLCAQVVDVAYTLSGGTAVYDTSPLQRRMRDMRTATQHFVAGRDSYATLGALAVDEETSAGPR; encoded by the coding sequence GTGAACCCAACGCTGTCCCGGGTACGCGAGCTGGCGTCCCGAGTGGCGAAGCACGCCGAGGAGGTCGAGCAGCGACGCGGCCTCCCCGACGACCTCGTCGACGACCTCCGCGAGGCCGGCTGCTTCCGGATGTTCGCCCCCACCAGTCACGGCGGCGACCAGCTCGACCTGCCCGACGTACTCGCGGTGCTGGAGGAGCTCGCCCGCGCCGACGCGGCCACCTCGTGGACGGTGGGCCAGGTGGCCCTGTCGCACCTGATCGTCCGGTGCGGTCCGGTCGTCGCGCTGGACGAGGTCTTCGCTGACGGCGCGGACACCCTCGTCGCCGGCGCCGTGGCGCCCAAGGGTCGGGCCCGCACCGGCGAAGACGGGTGGCGGGTGACCGGCCGCTGGCCCTTCGTCACCGGGTGCCCCCGGGCCGCCTGGTTCTATCTGAACTGCGTGCTGGTGTCCGGTCGCAGCGTGCCGGTCGGGCCCGACGGCACACCGGCCACCCGCATCCTGTTCGTCCCGGCCCGCGACGTGCGGGTCCTCGACACCTGGCAGGTGTTGGGACTGCGCGGCACCGCCAGCCACGACGTGACGGTCGAGGACGCGCGGGTGCCGGAGCATCTCGCGGTCTCCCCGCAGGACGGTGACGCCGCCCACCGCATCGCGCAGTCCAGCCTGATCATCGGTGCGGTGGCGGTCGGTCTGGCCGACGGCGCGCTGACCGACCTGGTGCGCCTGGCCGCCGACGGCAAACGTCCGGCGCTGAGCGCGCGGCGGCTCGCCGACTCGCCGGTCTTCCAGGACCGGCTGGGCGAGGCGCAGACCATGCACCGCGCGGCCCGGGCGCTGCTGTACGCGGAGGCGGCCGAGTCCGCGACGGCACCCGACGCCGCGTCACCGGGTGGCCGGGCCCGTTTGCGCGCGGCGGCGGCGCAGGTGACCAGCCTCTGCGCGCAGGTCGTCGACGTCGCGTACACGCTGTCCGGCGGTACCGCGGTGTACGACACCTCGCCGCTGCAACGGCGGATGCGGGACATGCGTACCGCCACCCAGCACTTCGTGGCGGGCCGCGACTCGTACGCCACGCTGGGCGCGCTCGCGGTGGACGAGGAGACGTCCGCCGGGCCGCGCTGA
- a CDS encoding LLM class flavin-dependent oxidoreductase, which produces MPLHLHWFLPSHGDGREVAKTPQGAPVDPADNVRRAPDIDYLAQVAAAADRFGFTGALVPTGLFCEDPWLVSAALADRTRRLKFMVAVRPGSVAPTIAAQMAATLQRLSGGRLLLNVVTGGDRDEQLRYGDWLDHDQRYARAEEFLDVFGRAWSGGTYDFEGSHYRVRAGRLTRGHPVTPPVFLGGSSAAAHDVAARHADVYLAWGEPPEQLAALVKKVRDRADAQGRELSYGSRFHVISRDTAEEAWDVAHRLVAGMHPDTIAAAQRRFARTESEGQRRMAALHQGRTESLEVYPNVWAGYGLVRPGAGAALVGSHVEVADRIEEYHALGLDHLILSGQPHLEEAYTFGEGVLPLLRMRGLLAEPEGDR; this is translated from the coding sequence ATGCCACTTCACCTGCACTGGTTCCTCCCGTCCCACGGTGACGGCCGTGAGGTGGCGAAGACCCCGCAGGGCGCGCCCGTCGACCCGGCGGACAACGTCCGGCGCGCGCCGGACATCGACTACCTGGCGCAGGTGGCGGCGGCCGCCGACCGGTTCGGTTTCACCGGCGCCCTGGTGCCGACCGGGCTGTTCTGCGAGGACCCCTGGCTGGTGTCGGCCGCCCTGGCGGACCGGACCCGCCGGCTGAAGTTCATGGTCGCGGTACGCCCCGGCTCGGTGGCCCCGACGATCGCCGCGCAGATGGCCGCCACCCTGCAACGCCTCTCCGGCGGCCGGTTGCTGCTCAACGTGGTCACCGGCGGCGACCGCGACGAGCAGTTGCGTTACGGCGACTGGCTCGACCACGACCAACGCTACGCCCGGGCCGAGGAGTTCCTCGACGTGTTCGGCCGCGCCTGGTCCGGCGGCACGTACGACTTCGAGGGCAGCCACTACCGGGTCCGCGCCGGTCGACTGACCCGGGGACACCCGGTCACCCCGCCCGTCTTCCTCGGCGGCTCCTCGGCCGCCGCGCACGACGTGGCCGCCCGGCACGCCGACGTCTACCTGGCCTGGGGCGAACCACCCGAGCAACTGGCCGCCCTGGTGAAGAAGGTCCGGGACCGGGCCGACGCGCAGGGCCGCGAGCTGTCCTACGGATCCCGGTTCCACGTGATCAGCCGGGACACCGCCGAGGAGGCGTGGGACGTCGCGCACCGCCTGGTGGCCGGGATGCACCCGGACACCATCGCCGCCGCGCAGCGGCGCTTCGCGCGCACCGAGTCCGAGGGACAACGCCGGATGGCAGCTCTGCACCAGGGCCGGACCGAGAGCCTCGAGGTCTACCCGAACGTGTGGGCCGGGTACGGGCTCGTCCGCCCGGGTGCCGGCGCCGCCCTGGTCGGCAGCCACGTCGAGGTGGCCGACCGGATCGAGGAGTACCACGCGCTCGGGCTGGACCATCTGATCCTCTCCGGCCAGCCGCACCTGGAGGAGGCGTACACCTTCGGTGAGGGTGTGCTGCCGCTCCTGCGCATGCGGGGACTGCTGGCCGAACCGGAAGGAGACCGGTGA
- a CDS encoding aldehyde dehydrogenase family protein has product MPVTAAPTELIPDTAALIGATRTATTTGGVHEHVYAADGRVTAAVPLGGAAEMDAAVRAAGTALDGWRATPGNVRRDLLLALAELVERHATELSGLQTLENGCPRQFASVMPRVAVDHLRYNAGWADKVGGEVVPTWPVRAVDYTLDEPYGVVALIIPWNGPLVSVAQMLGPALAAGNTIVLKPSELAPFTALRIGELALEAGFPPGVINVVPGGASGGEALVRHPGVDKVHFTGGGATARRILATAAERLLPVGLELGGKSAHVIFADADVRMAARLAMSGVVALSGQGCANGTRVLVHSSVYDEVLRTVAARLARVPLGDPAQERTMMGPVVSEQACHRILGVVDRARDKGHGRLVTGGERLGGDLGDGYFIAPTVFGEVDPDSELAQEEIFGPVLAFTSFDTEEEVIRLANGTRYGLGAYLHTTDLRTAHRVSRAVAAGSVWVNGVPGVLPSAPFGGVRQSGWGRIGGEAGVREFLRPKNVWIAA; this is encoded by the coding sequence GTGCCCGTCACCGCCGCTCCGACCGAACTGATCCCGGACACCGCCGCCCTGATCGGCGCCACCCGCACGGCCACCACCACCGGCGGCGTGCACGAGCACGTGTACGCCGCCGACGGACGCGTCACCGCGGCCGTGCCGCTGGGCGGCGCCGCCGAGATGGACGCGGCGGTCCGTGCCGCGGGTACCGCCCTCGACGGCTGGCGGGCCACCCCCGGCAACGTACGCCGGGACCTGCTGCTCGCCCTGGCCGAACTGGTCGAGCGGCACGCCACCGAGCTGAGCGGGTTGCAGACGCTGGAGAACGGCTGCCCCCGACAGTTCGCGTCGGTGATGCCCCGGGTCGCCGTGGACCACCTGCGATACAACGCCGGATGGGCGGACAAGGTCGGCGGGGAGGTCGTCCCGACGTGGCCGGTCCGCGCCGTCGACTACACCCTGGACGAGCCGTACGGCGTGGTGGCCCTGATCATCCCCTGGAACGGCCCGCTGGTGTCGGTCGCGCAGATGCTCGGACCGGCGCTCGCGGCCGGCAACACGATCGTGCTCAAGCCCTCCGAGCTGGCGCCGTTCACCGCGTTGCGCATCGGTGAGCTGGCCCTGGAGGCGGGTTTCCCGCCCGGCGTGATCAACGTGGTGCCCGGCGGGGCGTCCGGCGGCGAGGCGCTCGTCCGGCACCCGGGCGTGGACAAGGTGCACTTCACCGGCGGCGGGGCCACCGCCCGGCGGATCCTCGCCACCGCCGCCGAGCGGCTCCTGCCGGTGGGCCTGGAGCTGGGCGGCAAGTCGGCCCACGTCATCTTCGCCGACGCCGACGTACGGATGGCGGCCCGGCTGGCGATGAGCGGCGTCGTCGCGCTCAGCGGCCAGGGCTGCGCCAACGGCACCCGGGTGCTGGTGCACTCGTCCGTCTACGACGAGGTGCTGCGGACCGTCGCCGCCCGGCTGGCCCGGGTGCCGCTCGGTGACCCCGCCCAGGAGCGCACCATGATGGGTCCGGTCGTCAGCGAGCAGGCGTGCCACCGCATCCTGGGCGTGGTGGACCGGGCCCGGGACAAGGGACACGGGCGGCTGGTCACCGGCGGCGAACGGCTCGGCGGCGACCTCGGCGACGGGTACTTCATCGCGCCGACGGTGTTCGGGGAGGTCGACCCGGACAGCGAGCTGGCGCAGGAGGAGATCTTCGGGCCGGTGCTGGCGTTCACCTCCTTCGACACCGAGGAGGAGGTGATCCGGCTGGCCAACGGCACCCGCTACGGCCTCGGGGCGTACCTGCACACCACCGACCTGCGCACGGCGCACCGGGTGAGCCGCGCGGTGGCGGCGGGCAGCGTCTGGGTCAACGGGGTGCCCGGCGTGCTGCCGTCGGCCCCGTTCGGCGGGGTGCGGCAGAGCGGCTGGGGCCGGATCGGCGGCGAGGCCGGCGTCCGAGAGTTCCTGCGACCCAAGAACGTCTGGATCGCCGCCTGA
- a CDS encoding acyl carrier protein: MSEQTPTVVGPKQSDEQIRAQVQAIVLDLAPNPDGLRGEETALVQDLGFHSLALMELAFALEDEFDLEPIDEKTARSITNLGAVQEHVLRRIAERDAGA, encoded by the coding sequence ATGAGTGAGCAGACCCCGACGGTCGTGGGGCCGAAGCAGTCCGACGAGCAGATCCGCGCTCAGGTCCAGGCCATCGTGCTCGACCTGGCGCCCAACCCCGACGGCCTGCGCGGGGAGGAGACGGCCCTGGTCCAGGACCTCGGCTTCCATTCGCTGGCCCTGATGGAACTCGCCTTCGCGCTGGAGGACGAGTTCGACCTCGAACCCATCGACGAGAAGACCGCCCGGTCGATCACCAACCTCGGCGCGGTGCAGGAGCACGTGCTGCGCCGTATCGCGGAGCGCGACGCCGGGGCCTGA
- a CDS encoding VOC family protein: MSGQLSYFEFGVPDVAVASSFYAELFGWKVQAQEHGGSIDTGEAAVPGGFHRDPGPPQHYLYFRVDDIDAAIKRVQELGGEVEPMRPATEEWGAFAECRDNQGLAFGLHVPPKPKD; encoded by the coding sequence GTGTCAGGACAGCTGTCGTACTTCGAGTTCGGGGTGCCGGACGTCGCGGTGGCCAGCAGCTTCTACGCCGAGTTGTTCGGCTGGAAGGTGCAGGCGCAGGAACACGGTGGGTCGATCGACACCGGGGAGGCGGCGGTGCCGGGCGGCTTCCACCGCGACCCCGGGCCGCCGCAGCACTACCTCTACTTCCGGGTGGACGACATCGACGCCGCCATCAAGCGGGTGCAGGAACTCGGCGGCGAGGTGGAGCCGATGCGTCCGGCCACCGAGGAGTGGGGCGCGTTCGCGGAGTGCCGGGACAACCAGGGACTCGCCTTCGGCCTGCACGTACCGCCGAAGCCCAAGGACTGA
- a CDS encoding NADPH-dependent FMN reductase, producing MTDLRQHAPERMIPPTDPPSVPVTVLIGNPRRGSRTAAVARHVTGALRTGLAELGVRLGEPHPVDLAELGADLPSRLIAGTAAHAPLEQVLARVRGPGLLVVVSPTFKGSYTGLLKLFLDMLPREGLLPGTVAVPVMTAGWAQHRYVADAQLRPLLVELGAVVPVRGLAVLEEEFGDLDAAVAGWTTAAAPVLAAVLRSCQTPSVGPHRPAEPVPVHQPAQLR from the coding sequence GTGACCGACCTGCGGCAGCACGCGCCCGAGCGGATGATCCCGCCGACAGACCCCCCGTCCGTACCGGTCACCGTCCTGATCGGCAATCCGCGCCGGGGCTCGCGTACCGCCGCCGTGGCCCGGCACGTGACCGGCGCGCTGCGTACCGGTCTGGCCGAACTCGGCGTGCGCCTCGGCGAGCCGCACCCGGTCGACCTGGCCGAACTCGGCGCGGACCTGCCGTCCCGGTTGATCGCCGGCACCGCCGCGCACGCGCCCCTGGAGCAGGTGCTCGCCCGGGTCCGTGGCCCCGGTCTGCTGGTGGTGGTGAGCCCGACCTTCAAGGGTTCCTACACCGGCCTGCTGAAGCTCTTCCTCGACATGCTCCCCCGCGAGGGCCTGCTTCCGGGCACGGTCGCCGTACCGGTGATGACCGCCGGCTGGGCGCAGCACCGCTACGTCGCCGACGCCCAACTGCGGCCACTGCTGGTGGAGTTGGGCGCCGTGGTGCCGGTCCGCGGCCTGGCGGTGCTTGAGGAGGAGTTCGGCGACCTCGACGCGGCGGTCGCCGGTTGGACCACGGCCGCGGCGCCGGTGCTCGCCGCCGTGCTGCGCAGTTGCCAGACCCCGTCTGTGGGACCGCATCGACCCGCGGAACCCGTTCCCGTCCATCAACCCGCACAGCTCCGGTGA
- a CDS encoding SDR family oxidoreductase, with translation MSELFSVAGKTALVTGGTQGIGRMIAEGFVAAGVRVYLTARTKSDCEDVAQELSAGGGTCVAIPADLSDESECVRLAREIGERESQLHILVNNAGTAWTAPVEQFPADAWDSVLDLGLKAPLFLVRELAGLLRAAGTAEDPARIVNIGSADAQRVPEMPTYSAAAAKAAIHHITRMLAHDFAPTVTANVIAPGSFPSRMMAGVLEAMGEEIAAVTPLQRIGRPDDIVGTAIYLCSRAGSYVTGAVVTVDGGLSTARTGFVPGRFLTEEQ, from the coding sequence ATGAGTGAGTTGTTCTCGGTCGCCGGAAAGACGGCACTGGTCACGGGCGGCACCCAGGGCATCGGCCGGATGATCGCGGAGGGTTTCGTCGCCGCCGGTGTGCGGGTCTACCTGACCGCGCGGACGAAGTCCGACTGCGAGGACGTGGCCCAGGAGCTCTCGGCCGGCGGTGGGACGTGCGTGGCGATCCCCGCCGACCTCTCCGACGAGTCCGAGTGCGTCCGGCTGGCGCGGGAGATCGGCGAACGCGAGTCCCAGCTGCACATCCTGGTGAACAACGCGGGTACCGCCTGGACCGCGCCGGTGGAGCAGTTTCCCGCCGATGCCTGGGACAGCGTGCTCGACCTGGGCCTGAAGGCACCGCTGTTCCTGGTGCGGGAGCTGGCCGGGCTGCTGCGGGCGGCGGGCACCGCCGAGGACCCGGCACGCATCGTCAACATCGGCAGCGCCGACGCCCAGCGGGTGCCGGAGATGCCGACCTACTCGGCCGCCGCGGCCAAGGCGGCGATCCACCACATCACCCGGATGCTGGCCCACGACTTCGCGCCGACGGTGACCGCGAACGTGATCGCGCCGGGCAGCTTCCCGTCGCGGATGATGGCCGGTGTGCTGGAGGCGATGGGTGAGGAGATCGCCGCGGTGACGCCGTTGCAGCGCATCGGTCGACCGGACGACATCGTCGGCACCGCCATCTACCTGTGCAGCCGCGCCGGGTCGTACGTGACCGGTGCGGTGGTCACGGTCGACGGCGGGCTCTCCACCGCCCGGACCGGCTTCGTACCGGGCCGGTTCCTCACCGAGGAGCAGTGA
- a CDS encoding condensation domain-containing protein has protein sequence MDTQQTPASVAQRLLWMIKHYRTDFGALSCPLLCRLTGRVDADALDAALSALTARHESLRTTFTGRGARLAQVVHPPAPTTARRVDLSDRPDPAAAVDQAVRAELRTAIDPTEWPSRSTLLRLGPDEHVLCLNLHHLVTDAWSTGILFRDLGVLYAQANGVPARLPDPGWQYATCVRWQQELLDGDGLRRHREYWRRQLAGSELPAVGTSAVAAPPSDGPSTSDAAVDLDREAVARLRALARTQRTTLFAVLLAVFYHHLHRITGQDDLAVASMFANRSRPELRETVGLLANMVLLRARVGQAETFADLIGQAHAAAIGAFTYQDLPYQMLPLDVVQTGGRRADDVLFNVMAEVQHRTASAGVGFELLVPPGLGSRFQFELAVAPVGAADLRAVFYHSTAAYPPAEATAFLAGYADLAARLAAEPTAPLRTRRGG, from the coding sequence GTGGACACCCAACAGACACCAGCTTCCGTGGCCCAACGTCTCCTCTGGATGATCAAGCACTACCGCACCGACTTCGGCGCCCTGAGCTGCCCGCTGCTGTGTCGGCTCACCGGTCGGGTCGACGCCGACGCGCTGGACGCCGCGCTGTCCGCCCTCACCGCCCGGCACGAGTCGTTGCGGACCACCTTCACCGGTCGGGGCGCACGGTTGGCCCAGGTGGTGCACCCGCCGGCACCGACCACCGCCCGCCGGGTGGACCTGTCCGACCGGCCGGACCCGGCCGCCGCCGTCGACCAGGCGGTACGCGCCGAGCTGCGGACCGCGATCGACCCGACCGAGTGGCCGTCACGCAGCACGCTGTTGCGGCTCGGGCCGGACGAGCACGTCCTCTGCCTGAACCTGCACCACCTGGTCACCGACGCCTGGTCCACCGGCATCCTCTTCCGGGATCTCGGTGTGCTCTACGCGCAGGCCAACGGGGTGCCGGCGCGGCTGCCCGATCCCGGCTGGCAGTACGCGACCTGCGTCCGCTGGCAGCAGGAGCTGCTCGACGGCGACGGGCTGCGCCGGCACCGGGAGTACTGGCGGCGGCAGCTGGCCGGCAGCGAACTGCCGGCGGTGGGCACCTCCGCCGTCGCCGCGCCGCCGTCGGACGGGCCGTCCACCTCGGACGCGGCGGTCGACCTCGACCGGGAGGCGGTGGCCCGGCTGCGCGCGTTGGCCCGTACCCAGCGGACCACCCTGTTCGCGGTGCTGCTGGCGGTGTTCTACCACCACCTGCACCGCATCACCGGCCAGGACGACCTCGCGGTGGCCTCGATGTTCGCCAACCGGTCGCGTCCCGAGCTGCGGGAGACCGTCGGCCTGCTGGCCAACATGGTGCTGCTGCGCGCCCGGGTCGGGCAGGCCGAGACCTTCGCCGACCTGATCGGGCAGGCCCACGCGGCGGCCATCGGCGCCTTCACCTACCAGGATCTGCCCTATCAGATGTTGCCGCTGGACGTGGTGCAGACCGGCGGGCGGCGGGCCGACGACGTGCTGTTCAACGTGATGGCCGAGGTGCAGCACCGGACGGCGTCGGCGGGCGTCGGATTCGAACTGCTGGTGCCGCCCGGGCTGGGCAGTCGGTTCCAGTTCGAGCTGGCCGTGGCCCCGGTCGGCGCGGCGGACCTGCGCGCGGTCTTCTACCACAGCACCGCCGCGTACCCGCCTGCCGAGGCGACCGCCTTCCTGGCCGGCTACGCGGATCTGGCCGCCCGACTGGCCGCCGAGCCGACCGCACCGCTGCGGACCAGGCGCGGCGGCTGA
- a CDS encoding ABC transporter ATP-binding protein, whose translation MSTLTSPPAGQQEAPPVGTVAGRTVALIRRLWELSDPRLRRQQLWGIVARMAAAVCIAVPIWLLVVVLQRLREANLGGPPISQREVLWWSAIVVAATVGQFGFDLLAQRQSWVASFELLGELRLRALEHLRRLPLGYHTKRQTGDLTALVTHHLSELEPVVFGAVPTIIGAALLPLVIAVGLLFEDWRMGLAALATIPLAMLVYAWSQRTFARLAAERAQASGQAAARFQEYVSGIAVARAHGATGERAGRLAQALVRHREASIGLVNKLVVPLVLFLTVIELGLPVVLLAGAFLLIGGDLAPATFLVFAVLSLRIYGPLRAMGEQTESLRVGEAAVDRLGALLAEPVPAEVRAGPAPQGHDVEFDRVSYTYPGASRPALRSVSFGATAGTVTALVGSSGAGKTTCLHLLAQFFAPDSGTIRIGGVDIRELDSRTLFDAVTVVFQDSYLFSESVRDNIRFGRPEADDDEVDRAAAQARVDEIVARLPQGADTLVGEGGATLSGGERQRLSLARAILKDAPIVLLDEPTAAMDATNERHVQQALSGLIRDRTVLVVAHRLGTVRHADRIVVLDAGEVVEVGGHDELLARDGRYARMWAEQEATRSWRL comes from the coding sequence ATGAGCACCCTGACCTCACCCCCTGCCGGCCAGCAGGAGGCCCCGCCGGTCGGCACGGTCGCCGGTCGCACCGTGGCGCTGATCCGCCGGCTGTGGGAGCTGTCCGACCCCCGGCTGCGTCGCCAGCAACTGTGGGGGATCGTCGCCCGGATGGCGGCGGCGGTCTGCATCGCGGTGCCGATCTGGCTGCTCGTCGTGGTCCTGCAACGACTCCGCGAGGCCAATCTCGGCGGACCGCCGATCAGCCAACGCGAGGTGCTCTGGTGGAGCGCCATCGTGGTGGCCGCGACTGTCGGCCAGTTCGGTTTCGACCTGCTCGCGCAGAGGCAGAGCTGGGTGGCCTCCTTCGAGCTCCTCGGCGAGTTGCGACTGCGGGCGCTGGAACACCTGCGGCGGCTGCCGCTCGGGTACCACACCAAGCGGCAGACCGGTGACCTCACCGCGCTGGTCACACATCACCTCAGCGAACTGGAGCCGGTGGTCTTCGGCGCCGTACCCACCATCATCGGTGCGGCCCTGCTGCCGCTGGTGATCGCGGTGGGCCTGCTGTTCGAGGACTGGCGGATGGGCCTGGCCGCGCTGGCCACCATCCCGCTGGCGATGCTGGTCTACGCCTGGTCGCAGCGGACCTTCGCCCGGCTCGCGGCGGAACGCGCCCAGGCCAGCGGCCAGGCCGCCGCCCGTTTCCAGGAGTATGTCTCGGGCATCGCGGTGGCCCGCGCGCACGGCGCCACGGGTGAGCGCGCCGGGCGCCTCGCGCAGGCCCTGGTGCGGCACCGGGAGGCGAGCATCGGGCTGGTCAACAAGCTGGTCGTCCCGCTGGTGCTCTTCCTGACCGTGATCGAGCTGGGGCTGCCGGTGGTGCTCCTGGCCGGGGCCTTCCTGCTGATCGGCGGTGACCTGGCACCGGCAACCTTCCTGGTGTTCGCGGTGCTGTCGCTGCGGATCTACGGTCCGCTGCGGGCGATGGGTGAGCAGACCGAGAGCCTGCGGGTCGGCGAGGCGGCCGTGGACCGGCTCGGCGCGCTGCTGGCCGAGCCGGTGCCGGCGGAGGTACGCGCCGGACCGGCGCCGCAGGGCCACGATGTCGAGTTCGACCGCGTCTCCTACACCTATCCGGGGGCGTCCCGCCCGGCGCTGCGGTCGGTCAGCTTCGGGGCCACCGCCGGCACGGTGACCGCGCTGGTCGGCAGCAGTGGCGCCGGCAAGACGACCTGCCTGCACCTGCTGGCCCAGTTCTTCGCGCCGGACTCCGGGACGATCCGGATCGGTGGGGTCGACATCCGGGAGTTGGACAGCCGCACCCTCTTCGACGCGGTGACCGTGGTCTTCCAGGACAGCTACCTGTTCAGCGAGTCCGTCCGGGACAACATCCGGTTCGGTCGGCCGGAGGCCGACGACGACGAGGTGGACCGCGCCGCCGCGCAGGCCCGGGTGGACGAGATCGTAGCCCGGCTGCCGCAGGGCGCGGACACCCTGGTCGGCGAGGGCGGCGCCACCCTCTCCGGTGGTGAGCGGCAGCGGCTGTCGCTGGCCCGCGCCATCCTCAAGGACGCCCCGATCGTGCTGCTGGACGAGCCGACGGCGGCGATGGACGCGACCAACGAGCGACACGTGCAGCAGGCCCTGTCCGGCCTGATCCGGGACCGTACCGTGCTGGTGGTGGCGCACCGGCTGGGCACGGTGCGGCACGCCGACCGGATAGTCGTCCTCGACGCCGGCGAGGTCGTCGAGGTGGGAGGCCACGACGAACTCCTGGCCCGCGACGGCCGGTACGCGCGGATGTGGGCCGAGCAGGAGGCGACCCGGTCCTGGCGGCTGTAG
- a CDS encoding class I SAM-dependent methyltransferase → MTTPIDPQARVFAVRMWTSLLATQELLATYLGVRLGLYDDLAAKGPGTVGEIAARVGVDPRYAREWLEQQAVAGVLTVDDASAPADERVFTLPAAHAEVLTVSDSPLSMSALAVLPLGGVAAALPALLEAYRSGDGVADAVYGVDWREGHAGANRAMFTHQMAGWLRRHAPDIHTRLVGTPARVADVACGAGWAGIGLARAFPRIAVDGYDIDPEVIADATGHAADAGLSDRVSFAARDAADPDLAGTYDLVCLFDALHEIARPVEVLRACRRLCADGGSVLVLDARVAERFAAPADEIERFQYATSVLHCLPACRSQQPSAGTGTVLRPDAVRDLAAEAGFAAVTQLPIDDRFHRLYRLIG, encoded by the coding sequence ATGACGACTCCCATCGACCCGCAGGCCCGGGTCTTCGCGGTCCGCATGTGGACCTCGCTGCTGGCCACCCAGGAACTGCTCGCCACGTACCTCGGTGTCCGCCTCGGGCTCTACGACGACCTCGCGGCCAAGGGGCCCGGCACGGTGGGGGAGATCGCCGCGCGGGTCGGGGTCGACCCCCGGTACGCCCGCGAGTGGCTGGAACAGCAGGCGGTGGCGGGCGTCCTGACCGTCGACGACGCGTCGGCCCCGGCCGACGAGCGGGTGTTCACGCTGCCCGCCGCGCACGCCGAGGTGCTGACCGTCTCGGACAGCCCGCTGTCCATGTCGGCGCTGGCCGTCCTGCCGCTGGGCGGGGTGGCGGCGGCGCTGCCGGCGCTGCTTGAGGCGTACCGCAGCGGCGACGGGGTGGCCGACGCGGTCTACGGCGTCGACTGGCGGGAGGGGCACGCCGGGGCGAACCGCGCGATGTTCACCCACCAGATGGCCGGCTGGCTGCGCCGGCACGCCCCGGACATCCACACCCGACTGGTCGGCACCCCGGCCCGGGTCGCGGACGTGGCCTGCGGCGCGGGCTGGGCGGGCATCGGCCTGGCCCGGGCCTTCCCCCGGATCGCCGTCGACGGGTACGACATCGACCCCGAGGTGATCGCCGACGCCACCGGGCACGCCGCCGACGCGGGACTGAGCGACCGGGTCTCCTTCGCCGCCCGGGACGCCGCCGATCCCGACCTGGCCGGCACGTACGACCTGGTCTGCCTCTTCGACGCGTTGCACGAGATCGCGCGCCCGGTGGAGGTGCTGCGGGCCTGCCGGCGGCTGTGCGCCGACGGCGGCAGCGTCCTGGTGCTGGACGCCCGGGTGGCGGAGCGCTTCGCCGCACCGGCCGACGAGATCGAACGCTTCCAGTACGCGACCAGCGTGCTGCACTGCCTGCCGGCGTGCCGCAGCCAGCAGCCGTCGGCCGGCACCGGCACGGTGCTGCGTCCGGACGCCGTCCGGGACCTCGCGGCCGAGGCCGGTTTCGCGGCGGTCACCCAGCTGCCCATCGACGACCGCTTCCACCGGCTCTACCGGCTGATCGGCTGA